A single Gambusia affinis linkage group LG20, SWU_Gaff_1.0, whole genome shotgun sequence DNA region contains:
- the chmp2a gene encoding charged multivesicular body protein 2a, with amino-acid sequence MMEFLFGKRKTPEEMLRQNQRALNRAMRDLDRERMKLEQQEKKIIADIKKMAKQGQMDAVKIMAKDLVRTRRYIKKFIMMKANIQAVSLKIQTLKSNNSMAQAMKGVTKAMATMNRQLKLPQIQKIMMEFEKQSEMMDMKEEMMNDAIDDAMGDEDDEEESDAIVSQVLDELGLNLSDELSNLPSTGGSLSVAGGKKAEPQTALADADADLEERLNNLRRD; translated from the exons ATG ATGGAGTTCCTGTTTGGGAAGAGGAAGACCCCGGAGGAGATGCTAAGGCAGAACCAGAGGGCGCTCAACCGGGCCATGAGAGACCTGGACCGAGAGCGAATGAAGCTGgagcagcaggagaagaagaTCATCGCTGACATAAAGAAGATGGCCAAACAGGGACAAATG GACGCAGTAAAGATCATGGCGAAGGATTTGGTTCGCACGCGGCGCTACATCAAGAAGTTCATCATgatgaaagccaacattcaggCTGTCAGCCTAAAGATCCAGACGCTCAAGTCTAACAACAGCATGGCACAGGCGATGAAAGGCGTCACCAAGGCCATGGCCACCATGAACAGACAG CTGAAGCTCCCTCAGATTCAGAAGATCATGATGGAGTTTGAGAAACAGAGCGAGATGATGGATATGAAGGAGGAGATGATGAACGACGCCATCGATGACGCCATGGGGGATGAGGACGATGAAGAGGAGAG CGACGCCATCGTCTCCCAAGTGCTGGATGAGCTCGGTCTCAACCTGTCCGATGAGCTGTCAA ATCTTCCCAGCACCGGGGGGAGCCTCTCCGTGGCCGGCGGGAAGAAGGCCGAGCCTCAGACCGCCTTGGCCGACGCGGACGCGGACCTGGAGGAGCGTCTGAATAACCTGCGGAGAGACTAA